One stretch of Malus domestica chromosome 14, GDT2T_hap1 DNA includes these proteins:
- the LOC103414850 gene encoding transcription factor CSA-like, which translates to MGFQHLKSDCNGFTRYQDLNFSPPPPVSNQLSLSNTFGGSSTSAMGLGPFSPLSSQQTNKPWSSQALENGGPKNISDHGVLFGVDLKRPVPLNLNLVGEEDDDEDRSPAGGRISAKSCARGHWRPAEDSKLKELVGQYGPQNWNIIAEKLDGRSGKSCRLRWFNQLDPRINKRAFSEEEEERLLVAHRLYGNKWAMIARLFPGRTDNAVKNHWHVIMARKHREQSNVFKKRKPSSPPPPSPPSPPPHVVANFPKNPSTSTESTISISTINDDSTQSASTCTDLSLTPSNKPPPTLFTKFHPFHHHQNFGSHLGSSSSDGGFKKMIGSNGNGFCRSTGPVRGVGAAAAAMMGVDNSGHQSDSNSDISGDESVTTTRTNLSLSGENQNLHHEKITSIHFIDFLGVGTP; encoded by the exons ATGGGTTTTCAACATCTGAAGAGTGATTGTAATGGTTTCACCAGATACCAAGATTTGAACTTTTCGCCACCACCTCCTGTTTCTAATCAACTTTCTCTCTCAAACACCTTTGGTGGTTCTTCTACTTCTGCAATGGGGCTTGGGCCTTTCAGTCCCTTATCATCCCAGCAAACCAACAAACCATGGAGTTCTCAAGCTTTGGAAAATGGGGGACCAAAAAATATAAGCGATCATGGTGTGCTTTTTGGGGTTGATCTGAAAAGGCCCGTGCCTTTGAATTTGAATCTTGTTGGAgaggaagatgatgatgaagataggAGCCCTGCTGGTGGGAGAATTAGTGCTAAGAGTTGTGCCAGAGGCCATTGGAGACCAGCTGAAGACTCAAAGCTCAAAGAACTTGTGGGACAATATGGTCCTCAAAACTGGAACATAATAGCTGAGAAACTTGATGGTAGATCAG ggaAGAGTTGCAGATTGAGGTGGTTCAACCAGCTAGATCCAAGGATCAACAAAAGGGCATTcagtgaggaggaagaagagaggcTGTTGGTTGCCCACAGACTCTATGGCAACAAATGGGCAATGATTGCAAGGCTCTTCCCTGGAAGGACTGACAATGCTGTGAAGAACCATTGGCATGTGATCATGGCCAGAAAACACCGAGAGCAATCCAATGTTTTCAAGAAGAGAAAGCCCTCTTCTCCTCCACCTCCATCTCCTCCATCACCTCCTCCTCATGTGGTCgctaatttcccaaaaaatccTTCCACCAGTACTGAATCAACCATCTCAATAAGTACCATCAATGATGACAGCACTCAGTCTGCCTCAACCTGCACTGATCTCTCCCTCACTCCCTCAAACAAACCACCTCCCACCCTTTTCACCAAGTTCCATCCTTTTCATCACCACCAAAACTTTGGATCACATTTAG gCTCATCATCAAGTGATGGGGGATTTAAAAAGATGATTGGTAGCAATGGGAATGGTTTCTGCAGGAGCACTGGGCCAGTGAGAGGAGTGGGAGCAGCAGCTGCAGCTATGATGGGTGTGGATAATTCTGGTCATCAATCAGATTCAAATTCAGATATTTCTGGGGATGAGTCAGTCACCACCACCAGGACCAATCTGTCCTTATCTGGGGAA
- the LOC103453976 gene encoding zinc finger protein VAR3, chloroplastic-like: protein MGGAGNRFFTLLSTTTTHPVHRFPSLVRLSRHSKPPLLPSPSLSFLSHRHSLSSRPSSCSASPFPPNSSHHFHSHSHSPVSAAYPSYADSAPLRHSHPWPEWSHFLNSLSAAGYNGTNGQDEFTAVVRDLPEEFMLAANVCLAFARQRAGLLRFLSRRDLEVVVENGTPFLFQNGDDSVRRMRLFLGQGDTNALDIDKAQTVDLMRFILSYASTPVFSSERNNLYNREIVESSVRTLLGEMAKLCFSAPDLNFIGAMQSQSPDNYGESVRPFGKTIEMKRGDWICQRCNFMNFARNMKCLECEEARPKRQVTGNEWECPQCDFFNYGRNTVCLRCDCKRPGEVSLRSTKNRLDIGYENVGDRNRAEIDSRLAANEEKAQRWFSKISQLDSTSDMSNAVSDEDFPEIMPLRKGVNRFVVSTRKTPLERRLENAQYQRNVDNEGNYQGKDLQAGSANRSLGRTANRTLDEILGRASVPESNNTSTNPRQNVGTDTPSSMQTSVSSEYGQPNGGNSNYSQFVLSPEDKFARKPENSSVEESMQLSEKPPEQAGSKDDERDQAEKSERWFKRVAELHDVTDLASAISDEDFPEIMPMRKGENRFVVSKKKDRSLTTPAYKRRSATEQAGNANYVPFVPFPPDYFAKKNHQQTEETDLTNKTVDETTTTMIPDNNTSDNMVDARPGKLNADHVQQMKNQQSSVPSRNSENSGQNQLKDTARNFANSSPNGTDRLNSGSSGKQNSNQTASSTWNPPQQSNDQNIRQGWTGKSLEGSAVKEPDPLDMSEEAKAERWFKRVAQIKDISELSQIPDEDFPSIMPMRKGVNRFVVSKRKTPLERRLTSPQYRKNLPIVSSDPAKERDGN, encoded by the exons ATGGGTGGCGCCGGCAACCGATTCTTCACCCTcctctccaccaccaccacccaccCTGTCCACCGCTTCCCTTCTCTCGTCCGCCTTTCCCGCCACTCCAAACCCCCACTCCTCCCTTCCCCCTCCCTCTCTTTCCTTTCCCACCGTCACTCCCTCTCTTCCCGCCCCTCCTCCTGCTCCGCCTCCCCCTTCCCTCCCAATTCCTCTCACCATTTCCATTCCCATTCCCACTCCCCCGTTTCCGCCGCCTACCCTTCTTATGCTGATTCCGCCCCTTTAAGACACTCGCACCCTTGGCCCGAGTGGTCCCACTTCCTCAACTCCCTCTCCGCTGCCGGCTACAACGGAACCAACGGCCAGGATGAGTTCACCGCTGTGGTCCGGGATTTGCCCGAGGAGTTCATGCTTGCTGCGAATGTTTGCCTGGCGTTCGCTAGGCAAAGAGCTGGCCTTTTGAG GTTTCTTTCGAGGCGGGATCTAGAGGTTGTGGTGGAGAATGGGACGCCATTTCTGTTTCAGAATGGCGATGATTCGGTGAGGCGAATGAGATTGTTTCTCGGCCAAGGCGATACCAAT GCCTTGGACATTGATAAAGCACAAACGGTTGATTTGATGAGATTTATTTTGAGTTATGCTAGTACCCCTGTTTTTTCGTCGGAGAGAAACAATCTGTACAATAGAGAAATTGTTGAATCATCTGTTCGTACTCTGTTGGGTGAAATGGCCAAGCTCTGCTTTAGCGCTCCAGATTTGAACTTTATTGGGGCAATGCAGAGTCAATCCCCCGATAACTATGGAGAATCTGTTAGGCCTTTTGGAAAAACTATTGAAATGAAAAGAGGTGATTGGATTTGTCAGAG GTGTAATTTCATGAACTTTGCAAGAAACATGAAATGCCTGGAGTGTGAGGAGGCTCGGCCAAAGAGACAGGTGACTGGCAATGAGTGGGAGTGCCCTCA ATGTGATTTTTTCAACTATGGTAGAAACACGGTATGCTTGAGGTGTGATTGTAAGCGCCCTGGGGAGGTCTCACTTCGTTCCACCAAAAATAGGTTAGATATCGGATATGAAAATGTGGGTGATAGAAATAGGGCTGAAATCGATAGCCGGCTGGCCGCTAATGAAGAGAAGGCACAGCGGTGGTTTAGTAAGATTTCTCAGCTAGACAGTACTTCAGACATGAGCAACGCTGTATCTGATGAAGATTTTCCTGAAATAATGCCACTGAGAAAAGGAGTAAACAGATTTGTTGTAAGCACTAGGAAGACGCCATTAGAGAGGAGGCTGGAAAATGCTCAATACCAAAGAAATGTGGATAATGAGGGCAATTATCAAGGCAAGGATCTTCAAGCTGGGAGTGCGAATAGGTCACTTGGTCGTACAGCCAACCGGACTTTAGATGAAATTCTTGGCCGTGCATCTGTTCCTGAATCAAATAATACAAGTACCAACCCCAGACAAAATGTTGGAACTGACACTCCCTCTTCCATGCAGACCTCAGTTTCCTCAGAGTATGGACAACCTAATGGGGGCAATTCCAATTATTCCCAATTTGTGCTGTCACCTGAGGATAAGTTTGCCAGGAAACCTGAGAATTCAAGTGTGGAGGAGAGTATGCAGCTGTCTGAGAAGCCTCCAGAACAGGCTGGGAGCAAGGATGACGAAAGAGATCAAGCGGAAAAATCTGAGAGATGGTTTAAGAGGGTTGCAGAGTTGCACGATGTTACTGATCTTGCGAGCGCAATTTCAGATGAGGACTTTCCTGAAATTATGCCGATGCGTAAGGGAGAGAATCGATTTGTTGTCAGTAAGAAGAAAGATCGGTCTTTGACTACTCCGGCATACAAGAGACGTTCAGCTACTGAACAAGCTGGCAATGCCAATTATGTTCCCTTCGTACCCTTTCCACCCGACTACTTTGCTAAAAAAAACCACCAGCAGACAGAAGAGACAGATTTGACTAACAAGACTGTTGATGAAACAACTACAACTATGATCCCAGATAACAACACTTCAGACAATATGGTTGATGCTAGACCTGGGAAGCTGAATGCTGATCATGTTCAACAGATGAAAAATCAGCAAAGCAGTGTGCCAAGCCGGAACTCAGAAAATTCGGGACAAAATCAGCTCAAGGATACTGCCCGCAATTTTGCTAATTCTAGCCCAAACGGCACGGATAGATTGAACAGTGGATCTTCAGGGAAACAGAATTCTAACCAGACAGCAAGTTCGACATGGAATCCACCGCAGCAGTCCAATGATCAGAACATTAGGCAGGGCTGGACTGGGAAAAGTTTGGAGGGGTCAGCAGTGAAGGAGCCAGATCCTTTAGATATGTCAGAGGAGGCAAAGGCGGAGAGATGGTTCAAGCGCGTTGCGCAGATAAAAGACATCTCAGAGCTGAGTCAGATTCCGGATGAAGATTTCCCGTCGATAATGCCAATGCGGAAAGGGGTGAATAGGTTTGTTGTCAGCAAGCGGAAAACGCCGTTGGAGAGGAGGCTGACATCTCCACAATACAGAAAAAATCTTCCTATTGTAAGCTCTGATCCAGCAAAGGAAAGAGATGGTAACTGA
- the LOC103430924 gene encoding NADH--cytochrome b5 reductase 1, which produces MDFLESLDPQILVGAAVAVVVIAAVAYLFSSKKPKVYLDPENFKDFKLVKRTQLSHNVAKFKFELPTPTAVLGLPIGQHISCRGKDAQGEEIIKPYTPTTLDSDVGYFELVIKMYPQGRMSHHFREMRVGDHLAVKGPKGRFKYQPGQVRAFGMLAGGSGITPMFQVARAILENPKDKTKVHLIYANVTYEDILLMEELDGLARNYPDRFKIYYVLNQPPEVWDGGVGFVSREMIQEQLPAPAHDIQILRCGPPPMNKAMAGHLEALGYAPEMQFQF; this is translated from the exons ATGGATTTCTTAGAGTCACTGGATCCCCAGATCCTTGTGGGTGCAGCTGTGGCTGTTGTTGTTATTGCGGCTGTTGCTTATCTCTTCTCCTCCAAGAAGCCCAaag TCTACTTAGATCCGGAGAATTTCAAGGACTTCAAACTTGTCAAGCGCACGCAGCTGAGCCACAATGTGGCAAAGTTTAAGTTTGAACTTCCAACACCTACAGCAGTTTTAGGCCTTCCAATTGGACAGCACATCAGTTGCAG GGGCAAGGATGCGCAAGGAGAAGAGATAATCAAACCATATACCCCAACTACATTGGATTCTGATGTTGGATATTTTGAATTGGTTATAAAG ATGTATCCTCAAGGAAGAATGTCACATCATTTCCGAGAGATGCGTGTTGGAGATCATCTTGCTGTCAAGGGACCGAAG GGGCGTTTCAAGTATCAACCTGGCCAAGTTAGAGCATTTGGGATGCTTGCTGGAGGGTCTGGAATCACGCCAATGTTCCAG GTTGCGAGGGCAATATTAGAAAACCCAAAAGACAAAACGAAGGTGCACTTGATCTATGCCAATGTGACATATGAGGACATTCTCTTAATG GAAGAGTTGGATGGCCTTGCTAGGAACTACCCTGATCGCTTCAAGATTTACTACGTCTTGAATCAG CCTCCGGAAGTATGGGATGGTGGTGTTGGCTTTGTCTCAAGGGAAATGATTCAAGAGCAATTGCCTGCCCCGGCGCATGATATTCAG ATTCTGCGGTGTGGTCCGCCCCCGATGAACAAGGCCATGGCTGGTCACCTTGAAGCACTTGGATATGCACCGGAGATGCAGTTCCAGTTCTGA